The genomic stretch ATCCTGCAAATCTTCCATCTTCCTTTCGTCCACACGCACGTAGTCCGGTAGCAGACTTTTCAAAAGTCGCTGTGCCCGGCTGCTGCCGTTTCCTGGGAGGGTAAGATCGTTGCAATCCTTGCTCATAATTTCAGATCAGTTGCTTCGGTAAATAGGTAAGGATAAACTAGGTTTCTACGGTTGTTTGTGGCAATTATGAGATAGCTGACTATGACCTCAATCCGGCCTTCATTGTAATTCGGTCTCAAATCAATGTCCTCGGTTTTCACTCGAGGCTCATGGTAAAGAATCGCCTGTTTGATCCGGTTGGCGATCATATTGGCAGTGGTCACATTCAGCGCTTCGAAGAGCAGGTCTTCCATATTTGCGCCATAGTCAGGGCGCATGATCCGCTCGCCCAAAGTGGTATTGAGCAAAATGATCAGACTTTGCTGGATATCTTCCTCGTTTTCCGCAAGTCGGACTTGTTGGCTTTCCAGACTGAAACTTACCGGAAAAGCCCACCCTCTACCTAAAAATGATTTTTCTTCTTCCATGTCATCCTATAATTACAGTTGGTTCTCCTACAGCTGGAGATGCGCCACAAACACATGAATCCCCTACTCTTAAGGCCGGCATTCCCCCGATCAATACAGTTGCGCTTCCGGCAATGAAAGGGCTCACGGTAGGTTGGTGCGTATTGGGAGGAAGGGAGCAGGCGTGATTATCTCCTACCACGGCTGCAGGCATTCCTCCTATTAAAACAGTAGGAATTCCCGGGCCAATGATGGTGCCTCCATGTGTAGTTGTATCTCCAAATCTTGCTGCTGCCGGCATAATTAATTGATTTGTACTAGTGAACCTGAAATGACCGTCTGACCTCCAGAGGAAACTTCCGCTCCGGCAGATCCTTCTGCTTTGAGTTGCGCATTGGCTTTCAATTCTATACCTGTGCCTTCCATTTTGATATCACCACTGGCTTTGAGGATAATGTCCTTGGCACTTTCCAACGTGATTCCATCTGCATTCATACTTATTTTGTTCCCATTTTCATCTTCCAGAAGAATGGCTCCATCCTCATCTGTGAATTGAAGCTTGTTCCCATTTGGCGTCTCGATTTCAATGGTTTTCTTTTCATCATTAAAAACCACTTTGAGTTTTTCCCGGGTTACAATTCCCTTTTCATGGTTGTCATCCGCGGCTTCAAATGGGGAAGGTTTGCTACTGCTGTGAAGCATGCCCAACACCACCGGATCTCTGGGATCTTCATTGATAAAAGCCACAATTACCTCGTCTTCTAATTCCGGCCTGAAGTAAATTCCCCTTTCATTTCCGGCATCTGGAGATGCATACCTTGCCCAGATGCCATCTTCCTCTAAACTGATCATTGGAAGTTTCACTTGAATCCTGTTTTCCCCATCAGGGTCTCCTTCCAGCGCTGTTACTATTCCGATATGAAGCCCTTTTACCGCAGGCAATAAACCTGATGCAGCTACATCGATGATGTCATCATATTCCTGAGAAAACCATTTTGGATCC from Algoriphagus sp. NG3 encodes the following:
- a CDS encoding GPW/gp25 family protein, which translates into the protein MEEEKSFLGRGWAFPVSFSLESQQVRLAENEEDIQQSLIILLNTTLGERIMRPDYGANMEDLLFEALNVTTANMIANRIKQAILYHEPRVKTEDIDLRPNYNEGRIEVIVSYLIIATNNRRNLVYPYLFTEATDLKL
- a CDS encoding PAAR domain-containing protein, whose translation is MPAAARFGDTTTHGGTIIGPGIPTVLIGGMPAAVVGDNHACSLPPNTHQPTVSPFIAGSATVLIGGMPALRVGDSCVCGASPAVGEPTVIIG